The window AAGTTCTAATGTAAAGTTAAACAACATGGACTAGTGAAGCTTCGTAGTTCAAATTTCAAGCAACCTTTTACAGTTAATGAAGCTTCATAGTCCAAACTTCAAACAACCTTCCACATCTCTCAGTTGAACCAATAAAAAAAGTTATATATTATCATTTTCCCTGCTTGTCAATCATCCTTCTTGTGTCTGAACACCAGTTGCCTCATTTCAATGTCATGCTTTGTTTACTTTTCTATTTTATGTTCTTGGCTTCAGATAAGTTAAAAACAAAGAATTCATTACACACAAAGGAAGTTGATAAGGATGCAGGGTCCAACCAAATTGCAGCCAAGACTTTTATATTTCGTGAATTAGCAGCTGCAACCAAAAATTTTCGAGGTGATTTTCTTCTTGGAGAAGGAGGCTTTGGTAGAGTATACAAAGGGGTGATTGAGTCCAATCAGGTCAATTCTCATCAactctttttttgtttgtttgtttgtttgtaatAATGGAATGTAACAAAGAGATCAATAGTTTGGTTTGCCTCTAATCTATCATATTCTGTTGCACTCACTATTTCCTGAATAGTGTTCATGGGTAAATCTTTTCAGTATTTACTGAGCCAAGGTCACAGACTTTTATCCTTTTCTGATAGCATATCTATGTTATCTTTAGTTGGCTCATTTGCCGAGGGCAAACACTTGGGCTTTTTCCCGGTTTGTCAATTGGCAAAAGTTGAACAGACCCCTCACTTGAGTTTTTGTTATGTGAGAAATCTAAAATGAGAATTTCACTTTTGTTCTTTCTCATTTGCAATGCGTGAGGCTTAGAGGCCTTACTCCATGTAGTTGTTTCAGGGGCATGCAGAATCAGCCATCAGGAAAGTACTTTGCTACTTTCTAACAAGCGGTGATGTATATTTCATGGATACTTTGGTTTCTGTTATGCTTTTTACCATATTCGTTAAGCTAATTGGACTCAATTGTCTTTTTCGTTTTCACATATATGTGGGGCCGGAGTTGAAATAAGCAAAGGTATAATTGACTAGGATTATTTACCTTTTTTTCCAGGGGTGGGGACCATGCTTGATGGTTTGCTTGTCACTTCGAAGTTGTTGGCTACTTGGCTGGAGCTGAAATTTAACACCTTTTTATTGATTTCGATTGGTGCAGGTCGTCGCCATCAAGCAACTCGATCGTAATGGATTGCAGGGCAACAGGGAATTTCTTGTCGAAGTGCTGATGTTAAGTCTGTTACACCATCCTAACCTTGTAAATCTAATCGGCTATTGTGCTGATGGAGATCAGAGACTTCTGGTCTACGAATATATGCCATTAGGGTCATTGGAAGACCATCTTCATGGTAATCTTTCTTAGGTAgactttctttttcattttatatTGAAAGTTTGGATTAAATTTGAAATTGAAGTGATTGTGCTGCAGATCCTACGCCAGGTAAGGAACGGCTAGATTGGAACACTAGAATGAGAATTGCTGCCGGAGCAGCAAAAGGCTTGGAATATCTACACAGTGCAAGTCCCCCTGTAATATACCGTGATTTAAAATGCTCCAACATTTTGCTTGGTGAGGGTTATCACGCAAAGCTCTCTGACTTTGGCTTGGCCAAACTGGGGCCCGTAGGAGATAACACCCATGTTTCTACAAGAGTTATGGGTACGTATGGGTACTGTGCACCAGAGTATGCCATGACTGGACAGTTGACTTTGAAGTCAGATGTTTACAGCTTTGGGGTAGTTCTCTTGGAAATCATTACAGGCAGGAAAGCAATTGAAAGTTCAAAAACTGGAGGAGATTTCAATCTCGTGATATGGGTAAGATTTCTTATCATACAACTTTTTGGTTGCTGTTGTTTCTGTGGTGGCTTCttgtttcattgatgtattatgaTCACTTTGTTCAACTATAAAGGGAAAAAAATCTTATAGGATAGTTATAAAATGCTTTCAGTAATCTACAATCCATAAGATGAGTTCAATGAATGAGTTAAAAAAACTGGTTTTGCTGATCTTATATGAAATGGTTTGAAACAGTATTTAGTGCCCTATCTGGGAGCAGATGCATTCGAGTGACTTGAGAATCCTTCAGGGAAGATATAGAGTATCTTATTTTTTCCTGAAAGAAATAACAAAAATACTACTCCCTCTATGCCAATTTATGTagcacactttcctttttagtttgtcccaaaaagaatgtcacctttctataattagaaatgACTTAACTTCAAAATCCCCTTTTACCCGCAACGAAATGATTTATTGCCAGACAAATATCTAAggtgttttagaccacaaatttcacaAGTCTTcgtttctttcttaaactttgtgtctagCCAAACATTGTCGCATAAATTGGGAAGGAGGGAGTATTATTCATAAGGCTGGGGAAAATCAGTTGATATTGTCGTGCTGTTCGTTGGAATGGTGTCAGATGACATCATTTGAAACAATGTACCTTCACCATCGGGGGTAGGGGCAAGGTTGGGTATTTCAATTGATGCTGATGTGCTCTTAATGGACGTGTAAAGCTGGAAGGTAGTGGAGCATTTAATGTCGGAAGGCAAGAATTTCTTTCAAGGCCTTCTTGTATATGTGTGTTTAAAGGAAAATCTTGATCCTCTATCATGTGTCACACGGAGCGAAGGAGAGATTTATAGAGTTCCAATCCTCTTGGTTTTTGCTTTTCTTGGGGCATTGTTGTGTGGGGTTGTGTAGATTGTTCTTTTATGTTAGCCAACCATGAAGAGAAGCAAGTTTCTAATTTTATAATTGTGCTCTGGATATCAGGCAAGACCATTGTTCAAAGACCGGAGGAAATTCTCGCAGATGGCTGATCCAATGCTGCAAGGCCATTATCCAGTAAGGGGCATGTATCAAGCTCTAGCAGTTGCAGCAATGTGTGTTCAGGAGCAACCTAACATGCGTCCAGTTATAGCAGATGTTGTTACGGCTTTGACCTACCTTGCTTCACAAAAATTTGACCAGGAAACCCGCGGGGGCATCCAAACTTCACGGCCAGGACCTGCTACTTCACCTAGAATGAAACGATGGTGATAAGCTGCAAAAGGTTAAATGGAGCTATGAAACTAGATGGTGGTGGAAGACAAAACGAGATCATCTAAAAGGGGGAGCCAAGGCAGGGGCCCTCTTGAATACCAGTACAGATAACAACCACAATCAGTGGCACCTCGAGTGCAGGTTCAATCATATGAACTAAATTGGCGCGACGAATATTTTTTTTCCCTCAGAAGTCAGACCAACTATGAGGTCATCGATCCCTTGTTCTTTCTCTGTTGAAGTTGCTTGTGCCCGTTTAGTCATTGCATTTATAGGTGATTTGTGTTCATGCAATTTGTTAGGTAGACATCCGAAGCCTGGTTCGGTATTTTTGTTGTACAGACATGGCTTGTATTTGCGAGTGCAAGTATGTATTAGAATAGCTCATTATGATGTACAATCGCGTGATTGTGTTTATTTCCTGTAGCATATAAGTTGAAATGACGTTTTCGAGGAAAACACATAAAATTGTACTATTACAAGTTTGCATAGGACTCTTGGATGCTGCTGAAGAACATTCtgttttcttcttttgatatttaCTGTTCAATTTGTTATCATCAATGTCATTACAGTGGCTCTTGTTAAGAATCCAAGAATATAAAGGTAAGATTGGGAAAATTTTGAAAATAATGTAACCACAAATCTAGAACTAGTGAATAAGCCTCAACAAGGGGTGTAGGATAGGAAGAGGGCTAAGCTCAGCCCAAAGATGCTgaatagcaacaacaacatatcccgTGTAATTTcaggtaaagtgtacgcagatcttactccTATTTTGACAAGTAGAGagattgtttccgatagacccaaAGATGCTGAATATCATTCATTGGAATTTCAATGCGCATTGAGCAACAATCTTTTTGGATTCGCTCCCGCCTTACAACCTTGTTTTCCATTGTAATTGCCATTGTGGTCCAACCTTATTATTTTCTACAGAGATTCCCCATATCgttgaagaaaaaagaaaaggaaaacgtTGTCAAAGGATATATGGACAAGAAGATGATTGTTGTAATAATTCATCCCAACCTGCGATACAATCACATGGTTCCCATGTTATCACGACATTTTTTGGGTGCCACAATTTTTAGATGGGCATATTCATGACCATTTTCCGTTAAGTAATATCTTCTTGTTTTATGATGAAGACACGAAGGAACAACATTTTGGTGAGTAACATGAAATGAATAAAGAATGTTGAACGTTGACATTCATCAACTTAATAAGGATTCTTTGGTGGATAATGCCTTTTAGGGCACGActcaaacaaaagaaaaagaaggatAAAAAATTGACGAATTTGTTCCTTATTGTATGTATTTTGCATGATATTTGTCTTCTCTATCGTATGTGTAGTGGCATTAGGTTAATCCTTCCGCTTCACCTTTACTTTCCAATATTTTATTTGATAAAACTTAAATGAAAAAAATACACAGGGAAATTACACAAGTACTAAAAATCACATGTAAtagttaaaaataaaattaaaattcaatTAAAAACTCACATCGAGTCCCCGAATAATCATAGTACCAATCAATTTGTGATAAATAGAAAAGAAATTTTACTAATATAAACTTAGCAAAATTAAACTTATTCTCCATACTCCCTGTGAAGTCATTTTCctgatttttaaggaacttgttatcctaaaaataatattttccaaAACATTTGACCAACCAGAAAACATTCTCCAAAataatattttccttcataccaaacacacccttcgtCTCGGTTGAGTCACTTTAAAGGACTAGCTAAATGATGAATTATGAAAGAGAAGGCAACAAACATTATAGCTAGAGTTTGTAAAATATCTCCTATTTAAGACCCTGTAGATAATCTCACCCCAtagtttaaatttttttaaaagaaaccgTTTATGTATGTGCTCTTGCAAACCCCCCATCCTTCCAATTTTTCCATAAAAATCCTAGCTCTAAGACTAGCTACAACAACATCCCCCAGTGTGATCtgacaagtggggtctggggagggtaagatgtacgcagaccttactcctgcCTTTGTAGGACAGAGAGGTTGTTCCtcaaagaccctcagctcaaagaAATTAATTTATTGCAAAAATATGTTAAAGATTGATGGTATTTTTTGCACTGTAATGGAATAAAGTACATTTGGCAGAGCAGGGCACACTGGTAAAAGATGTAATGGCCAAGGCAacaaagaagagaataaaaaagGAACACAATACATATCCTTTATCCTCTCCTAAAGAAAGATCAGCATCTCAGAGAGCACCCCAACTCATTGATCAGATTTTTTAACAAGACTCAGCAAGACTCCAGCACTAAGACATGTCGCTACAACACCAAGAGACGCCTCAGTGGAAACATGGTATCCTGCGTGAAATTTGATATTAGTCGGACACCCCCACTGGATTTTAATCGTAAGAGGAAAGAGCTCAACTGATGTTTGCAGAAACTCACCGAAAAAGTCTAGGATCATTTTGAATCCAATGAATCCCAGGACAATACCAATGGAAGGCTGAAAGGAAATGGGGATTTTATTTAAAAATTGTCATCTATAAAAATATGAAAAGGTGAACTTCAAAGATGAGTCATGAATAGTTTAACGACTAGTTTGATttgttttatttaatattttaatgCTACTGACTCATATCTGTAGAACAAGAGCTCTGATAAAAGCAAGGCAATTCTCACCTGTAGATATTCCAACTCTGCCATACTTTCAGAAATGAGCGTGTACAATGACCTTAATCCTGCATAAAGAATAGCTAAGACGGTCACCTAGTTTATAGGGCAAGAAAAAGGATATTTTGGGGAAGGGTAATAGAGAAAGAAGATCTACTTCATGAAATCAGAATGAACAATAAAGTGACGAGATCTTCTTTGTAAATCAAAACAAGCACCACGTAACAATTAAGTTCATGCACATGAGTCCttgatatatatatgaattgatgaaagaACGTCAAAAACATGATCATTTACAAAAAACACAAAATACCAAATATCACTTAGTTAAACCAACTCTAATTAGGTACAAGAAATCACATTTCAATTAGTAATTGGCTCTTTTTATAGCTCTTGTGGTTAAAAACTTAAAATAAGAAGCAAGATAAAGAACAGCGCTCTACCCAAAATTGCAAAGAGATTGGAAGTGAAAACTATGAAAGGATCTCTTGTGACACCAAAAACTGCTGGTATAGAATCAACCTGAGAAAAACACAACATTGTTGTTAGCACAGAAACAAACATGTATATTAGTCCTTCAAGATATGCATATCCAGTATGAACAGAATACTCACAGCGAATGCAATATCACTGAGTTCAATAACCGCCACTGTCAAAAGTAAAGGTGTAGCCTGCCCAAAATGTTAAAGCCTGTTAGAAATCAAAATAATTAATCTAAAAGATATTCGTTATAAGAAAACTATATAACAAGTACACAGGCATATAACAAGTACACAGACTTTTGTTCGTATAGATGGTCAAAAGCACAAGATTTCGTTAAGCCTGAAATTTAAAGGTATAAATTGATATACGCGTGAATATTATTGAGGTCACACGCCAGGACAAAGATAAATTtcaattgctaaaataactcCCAGTTGACTTACTTTCCATACACCATCCTGCAAAGTTATGAACCGGTCACCATCATATTCAGCTGCATCACCAACAAAAGTTTGAAAAATCATCATATATTTCGGAAGCTGAAAGGTTAGATTTCTGTATCAGGAACAGAGCTTCATCATCTTAAGAAAACTTGTGCCTGGACCCTACTCATGCATCATATGATCTAAAGATTAACTAGAATATCACGGAATTTGAAGAACATTAGTCTCTGAAGGGAAAAAAATAACCTAATTCATGGGTTCCGACCCACCCTTGCACTCCAAATAAGCTCAATAAATTTGGCAAGGAAAGGGATTATTTTCTATACATGGAGTTTGAGTTACACTGGACCATGAATTTTGGTGATACCCAGTTGATTTATAGCATGTGGTCGAATGTATGTGCTTTTTAGTATTGCTCAAAGTGTacctttttttaaataataaattaAGAGAATATTATTGATATAAAACAGACCAGCAGTAAGGGTAAACTGGACCAAGAGTCCAAACGAGAATTACAATGTGTAAAGAACTAAGAAAGTCAACTGTCGCATCCAGTATATGCTGTAGCTGTGCTGCACCAAAAATTAAGTAAAGATATACACTTGAGCTAAAGATTAATTACATTATCCTTCTTGCTTTCATAAACTCTAGCATTTCTCTATCTGTATAACCAAACTTACTTTTATTCTATAAATGATTTCCAGTTAGTTTCAAAAGGACATTGTCCCTAATTTGTCTCACCATCACTCCTTTAATGTCCCCACCAAAAATgatactccttttttttttttttttttttttttttggtttttggaACGGTAAGTTTTCAAATATGATACTctattttatagggtccaacccCATTATCTTTGATTAAGAAATTATTTTCCATTTTTATAAATGAAGAAGTAAAAAACCTGGAGTATGTCATATATCTAAACCTCTGAGttctacttaaaaaaaaaaaaaaaaacttgtatcGTATCCCACTTTGACTAGAACCTAGAAGGGAAGAGAACAATGAAATATGAAAAAGTTGGAGCATAACTTACTTCACAAAATATGTCTCCGAAAATAGTAAGTAAAATGATCACATTATGCACCTAAACAGAATCACATTGCAGATCCTTCCAAAGGGGACAACAAATTGAAAGAAGAGAGAGTCCTCCTCTCTTAAATTGCCACATTTGCAGCATGCACAGCTGTTCTGTAAACTTTACACGAAGCTCTCAACTACAAGCTAGGACTGAGAAACCAGCATAGGATGCACTTGTTGTTCTTGGAGTCGATCAATTTGAGGACTCCAGAATAACCAACTCAAAGTTTCAAAAAAAGTAccacaagtataaatcaaactAGCAGttgttttagaaaaaaaaaaaaatttactagcAGTTGTTGTAGTTGGACTTGATCATTTCAATTATTCCAGGACAACCAATACAAAGTTAGTACCAGTATAAGAGTTAAAAAAACAAATGAGCAGTCATTTGCAGGAGCACATATAAGACCAATTAGAAACCAAATATTGCACCTAATTATGCAAAGACACAGAGAAAATTTACATGTGATGGGAATGAATTTCTGGCAGGTCTTCACAATGAAATTGTCAGATAGATCATCGTCGTCTTCTTCTGCCGTGAACAGCTATGATGAGATTAAAAAAAGGTATCATTAACTAAATTGCAAAAATGCTTCTGGGACAACAATATAGATCAAAGAGTAATATATGAGCCCATTTAGTTATCTCATAGGTGCTTTTCTTATTAGTTTCCAACAGTTCGGAATGGCTGGTGGCCTTTATGCTAAGCTTGTATATTTGTGCCCATTTCCACATGACATGGAAAAGAAGAGTCATTCTACTAAACCAAGATGTATTTTATGCAGACATCCAGGCAACTCCAATGAGCATATATTTAGCAGTCTCTTGTCAATAATACTTTTAGCAGTCTCTTGTCAATTTTAGCCTGCTGTTaccttgtcaaaaaaaaaaaaaaatctcttttagCCTTGATTGGTAAAATTCAAAGTTCTGGCAGAATTGATTGCATGACTTGAAGTGATAACTCTTAAATGTTCATTTTCTTAGTTTCCCTTAAAGTTGTTTACTAGATTTGTGGTGATTGCAGAGATGGCTCTGCCTTTTTCTTCTATTTAAATAAGTAATCAGAGTTTTATTTCACCAAAAGCACCAAGAAGATGCTAATAcgtacaagtcaaaaactcaggCTCCTCTCGTTAAAAGTCTAGGGAGCTTAGGAACTCAAGTAGCGTGTTAACATAAAATATGTGGCATTCTACAAACACTTATTTCTAATCCTGTTACAATTGGATTGGCTAAACTTTCGAAATGTCGTCTAGTCCTCTCTTTCCAAATTACCCAAAAGATGCAGGCTGGAATAGTGAACCATATCTTCCTGTTCTCTCTGCCCATCTACCTTCAAGTCCAGCTCCACAGCAGTTCCTTCAATGTCTAATGGAAGACCCGGTTTAAATTGTACTGACTGAAAAACATGCCCCAAAGGTCCGGCAGTATATGAACAAGTGATGTATCTCTCCTCACTTACTTCACATATGAAGCATCTATTACACATTAACATACCCCTTCTTTGTAAATTTGATCGGGTTAGACACGCTTCATGCACACCAATCCAGCAAAAATTTGTCACCTCGGGAGTCGCATTACCTTTTCAGGTTATCTTCCAAGGCCAGTGTGATggatcctctttttttttttttttttttttttgataaaggtaATTTCGTATTCCTCAACACCAAGAAGATACTGGCAGTAATTTATTACAAAAGGCCTAGTATCCTACAGAGAAGCCAAAAATTCTACAAGTGATTCTGAACCTACTACATAATTCTCTTTACACCAGAATTGAAATGTGATGGATCCTTTTAatctgtagtttttttttttttgagtaaaagGTAGCTCCTTTTAATCTGCGGTTAATAGTTCATAACCATATCTGACAGTCCTTTCGACCTCTCTGATGTTCCACTTCAATGCATGCTTCCTCCTGGTATATAGCATCTCCAGTATTCTCAGAAATTCAGAGACTTCCTATTTCCCAGTCCTCAAAATTTCTCTAAAGTTGGCTCCCCCAGCATTGTGCAATGCATCCGGGTTGACTACCAAGCAATACAAGTCTAGGAACTGCTTTtcttactttttttcttttttcctttttgtagTAAGAAGGCATACTTATTGGTTGGAGTTTAAGTGATGGCAAGAGCATTCTGTCTACGTTGGTCTTACGAACAACAACGCAAGCTAATTTATCCTGGCTGAGAAGCAAGGATTtatagcctatttggccaagcttccaaaatttgcttattttgaaaagtgctttttGAAGTACTTTGGAAGAGtagcaatttgtgtttggctaCTCAATTTTAAAAGCACTTTTGCCAATATTAGAGCATTACTTTGTGCTTGGCTAATGTTccaaaagtgcttttggggaaAAGCTactttttagcttttgaaaaacagCTTCAGCTACTGCTCAAAAGCACTTATGTTTTCTCttaaagcttggccaaacaccttaaCTTTACaaaataagcactttttgaaaagaaaagataagcACTTTTAGCTTCCCAGAAGTTTCACCAAATATGCTATTGATCTCCCTTTTCCACCTTTTTACTGCATTCAATGTGCTTCACATTACTTCTGCCAGATGATACAACTGATAAAGTTGATATGACATCCTCAGAGGGATTATATCATAATAAATCAACAAAATTAGGTATTTTTGTCCTTAATATTTTGCAACAGCACTAAAATAAAAATGTGGCAACTCTCAGAACAACAAATATGCTAATTCAAGTAATTTGGTAGTCATCATGCTCTTACACAGAATCGTTTGCAAATCTATTTAAACAAGAAATAGCAGTTGCAGAAGATGCACATCATAAGCATCCTCAAGACTGATATCTACAATATATGCATGTCTCAGATGCTGCCCTACCTTTTTTTCCCATTGCATTAGAGGTACAAAATATATTGTCACCATCCATTGTAGTGTGGTACTAATATCTGGGGTATGCTCGTTCATAATTATGTTACATGGGCTTCTTAAAGAATACCTATGTTACATGGACTCAACTGCAAATATGTACCCAGCAGAGATATTTTTTAGTATCAGGTACGAGTATGTGCAAGTATCAGGCATATGTATGTATAAGCATCAGGTACAAGTACTTTGCTATTTTTTAATGTGAGGAATTAATACAAAGTATCCACACTCATGTCACAATCATTCAACATGGCTACACATCAAAGGCAAATTAAGGATCATGCAATATAAGTTTATCATCTTAAAAACATTGCATCAACGAAAAATAGCTAAAGGAGATGGTATGCGGATAAAAGAGAATGCACCTTGAATGAAGAGTATAGAAGAATCCCAGCCAACAGTAGGTTAACTGCCTCAAATCTCTGAAATGACACAAAATGATAAACatgaaataattttgtataatgtGTACTTCTCCGGGTAGGGGGATATACTTGGAAGTTGGAACTTCTGCATGTTTGTAATTACATGTTTCTGCAATGAAAATAGCAGCCAACCTGCAGGGTTGCTGTTCCTAGCAGTATGATAGACAATCTGAAGATAACGGCACCAGCAATTCCATATGAGAGCACCCGGTTCTGTATACCCAATAAGCAGATTTGCATCATGAACAAGGTCCCATAAATGATAATAGAAACATTGTCCAGCTTATATAAAGTAAAAGTAAGGCCAGAATGAACACAATGTTGTGAGTACGGACTGTAAGCGCAGAAAAGATTAGCATCGCACCTGATACATAAGTGGTACTTTGAAATATTTGAATATCAGAACGAATACAAATAAATTGTCCACTGACAAACTCTGCTCAAGCAGATACCTGAAAATATACAGCTAAAACCAGTAAATCCAGAAGCAAATCAAGCCTAGAAAGCACTGGAACTTGATAGGAACAATTAGGTGTCTAAGATTGAGTAATAAAGAAACATCAACTGATTCAGATCAATCCCAAGTAAAAATCAATCGTCAGTACAATCCAGTGCTAAAACATTTATTATTTTTTGGTCGATTTAGTCCTCTCAGCTGTAAGGTACTTCTTACGTGGACTATGATCTGATAAAAGTTGTGGATCTAGATCATGTCTCTCCAGCAAAGGAAAACTACAAGGTCCTACAGATCCAcaattacagaggaaatgctaatagttcttttatttgccCGTGATAATAGGACTAGGAGGAGACAGCAGGCTTTTTTAGGGGCAAATGGAATTTTTATTGCTCGTCATAAGCAGCATCAAGAAAGTGCTTGCTCATTATTTACAGAAAGATGACCAAAAACGGCAGGCTTTAAGTTTTATAATGGAGCAAATTTCATGTCTATAGTCAGGAGTAATACTCTCGGTTAACAATCAAATTTCCATGGCCAGACCAATACTGTCTATGCAAGATCTTGCACTTATGTGCTAAAGAATACAGTGAGGTCTCATTTTATGACTTGGTTGAAAGGAAACTTCAGAGATCCTCACTCATGACCATGAACTCCTTCCCCAATCAAACATGCAATCCATTTACTGGCGCGGTTAATTACTCCACGATAGAACATTGCTCTAAGCTGAAAACTATTTCTCCTTTTCGCtactttccatttttttttctcagAGTTCTTCTCACTTGAATCACAGCGATATTATATAGTGGCAATTCTAATTAGCTTTATATTCTTATTATCGTTTTAGCATTACGAATAATTTCCAAATACTCCGCATTCTGCAGTCGCATTCAGCACTAGAGGTTCTATCATCTTAAAACAACAAAGAACATCAAGTATTTCCAAAATTTATAGGCTTAAATCATCAATATGTAGTTTGTCTCTTTACCCAGCGAAAAATTCAGATGCCTTGGTAACTCCCTCCATGAACCCCACGCCAACACCAAATGCCACTGCTGAAAACACCTATATAAATCCATCACTATATTTCCTTCAATTTAGAGTGCTCTAAATCAGTATGACAAACAATAACTGTCGTTATGACCATAGCTAGGAATTACTTACACACAAGGCAACCGTCCTGACAGAAGACACGTAATTGCCAGACCCTTGAGTTTTTTCTTCTGTTTCATCAACAGCAAATGTAATATGAGACATCTCAGCATGGAACACAAATTTATATACAAAATTCCAGTCTTTATTGTTTCTATCATCTTTTCCAGGTCATTCATATCAATGAAAAAGCATTTTTTAACAAATTTTAAGATTGGATACCAGATGAatgatttcaagattttgaaacATACTTCCCCTGATCATTCAATTGGACAGCGGATgcaattattttcatttttcaagtCCAGACCAATAGAACTTTATAGAATGTGATATGTTATCAGCATAAAAGTGGAGTTTCCAAATTCTTATCATTTCGCTTTCTTAATTAAGCTTTGTCTCATAAGAAAACAGGTACAACAATCAGGATTCTATCTAATTTCTAACCAGCAGTAGATGATTCTGTCTCTTGTTCAGATTTCTTCAAGCAGGAAATCACCGCACTATATCTTCGTCTACAATTACACCCCACTGCAAACAAGAAGAAACTTCATTACCATGTCTCAATGCTAAAAAAAGTACTCATGAAGAAATGGGGATATATACAAGCACCGGACGTAGGCCTCAGtgatcaatgaagtgggttgagaaccatgacGTCTTAAGGTACAAATTCCaacataaacaaaacaaaaaaatacccctccgtctcaaattatctgtcatgTTTCACTCTTACACGCCCCGTAAGAAAATATTACTTAGAAGGA is drawn from Lycium barbarum isolate Lr01 chromosome 8, ASM1917538v2, whole genome shotgun sequence and contains these coding sequences:
- the LOC132606909 gene encoding probable serine/threonine-protein kinase PBL7 produces the protein MGWFPCYGPSKQNSKKKNSVDSVQHSSDKLKTKNSLHTKEVDKDAGSNQIAAKTFIFRELAAATKNFRGDFLLGEGGFGRVYKGVIESNQVVAIKQLDRNGLQGNREFLVEVLMLSLLHHPNLVNLIGYCADGDQRLLVYEYMPLGSLEDHLHDPTPGKERLDWNTRMRIAAGAAKGLEYLHSASPPVIYRDLKCSNILLGEGYHAKLSDFGLAKLGPVGDNTHVSTRVMGTYGYCAPEYAMTGQLTLKSDVYSFGVVLLEIITGRKAIESSKTGGDFNLVIWARPLFKDRRKFSQMADPMLQGHYPVRGMYQALAVAAMCVQEQPNMRPVIADVVTALTYLASQKFDQETRGGIQTSRPGPATSPRMKRW
- the LOC132606910 gene encoding thylakoid membrane protein TERC, chloroplastic, with translation MKLASIIHNNHTTQSPPNFISRSRTTISSPAKCPRWIHFQSPHLQFPAPILVGCNCRRRYSAVISCLKKSEQETESSTAEEKTQGSGNYVSSVRTVALCVFSAVAFGVGVGFMEGVTKASEFFAGYLLEQSLSVDNLFVFVLIFKYFKVPLMYQNRVLSYGIAGAVIFRLSIILLGTATLQRFEAVNLLLAGILLYSSFKLFTAEEDDDDLSDNFIVKTCQKFIPITSEYDGDRFITLQDGVWKATPLLLTVAVIELSDIAFAVDSIPAVFGVTRDPFIVFTSNLFAILGLRSLYTLISESMAELEYLQPSIGIVLGFIGFKMILDFFGYHVSTEASLGVVATCLSAGVLLSLVKKSDQ